A single genomic interval of Spinacia oleracea cultivar Varoflay chromosome 6, BTI_SOV_V1, whole genome shotgun sequence harbors:
- the LOC110784326 gene encoding anthocyanin synthase → MTATIAPSRVESLASSGIESIPKEYVRLNEELTSMGNVFEEEKKDDGYQIPTIDIKDIASKDQEVRDKAIQELKRAAMEWGVMHLVNYGISDELIHRVKVAGETFFELPVEEKEKYANDQASGNLQGYGSKLANSASGRLEWEDYYFHLCFPEDKRDFSIWPKTPADYIPAVSEYSKELRSLATKILSALSLALGLEEGRLEKEVGGIEELLLQFKINYYPKCPQPELALGVEAHTDVSALTFILHNMVPGLQLFYEGKWVTAKCVPNSIIMHIGDTIEILSNGKYKSILHRGLVNKEKVRISWAVFCEPPKEKIVLMPLPDLVSGEEVARYPPRTFAQHVQYKLFRKTQDP, encoded by the exons ATGACGGCCACAATTGCTCCTTCAAGGGTTGAAAGCCTAGCAAGTAGTGGCATTGAATCCATCCCTAAGGAGTATGTTAGGCTCAACGAGGAGCTAACTTCCATGGGAAACGTCTTCGAGGAGGAAAAGAAAGACGATGGATATCAAATTCCAACAATAGATATTAAAGACATAGCTTCTAAGGATCAAGAGGTTCGAGACAAGGCGATCCAAGAGCTCAAAAGGGCGGCCATGGAGTGGGGTGTAATGCACCTCGTTAACTATGGTATCTCCGATGAGCTTATTCACCGCGTTAAGGTGGCCGGAGAGACCTTCTTTGAGCTTCCGGTggaggagaaggagaagtaTGCTAATGATCAAGCATCGGGGAATTTACAAGGGTATGGAAGTAAGCTTGCTAATAGTGCTAGTGGACGACTTGAGTGGGAGGACTATTACTTTCACCTTTGTTTCCCTGAGGACAAAAGAGACTTTTCCATTTGGCCTAAGACTCCTGCTGACTACAT TCCTGCAGTATCAGAGTATTCCAAGGAACTAAGAAGCTTAGCAACTAAGATCCTCTCGGCATTGTCTCTAGCACTAGGGTTAGAAGAAGGGAGACTAGAGAAGGAAGTAGGAGGCATAGAAGAGCTCCTCTTACAATTCAAGATCAACTATTACCCAAAATGCCCTCAGCCGGAGTTAGCCCTAGGCGTAGAGGCTCACACCGATGTAAGTGCCTTAACTTTCATCCTCCACAACATGGTTCCTGGACTTCAACTATTCTATGAGGGTAAATGGGTCACTGCAAAATGTGTCCCTAATTCCATCATTATGCACATTGGTGATACTATTGAGATCTTAAGCAATGGAAAGTACAAAAGTATCCTTCATAGAGGGTTAGTCAATAAGGAGAAGGTGAGGATTTCTTGGGCAGTTTTCTGTGAACCTCCCAAGGAGAAGATCGTCCTTATGCCCCTTCCTGACCTTGTGAGCGGCGAGGAGGTTGCTCGGTATCCGCCTCGAACCTTCGCCCAACATGTTCAATACAAGCTCTTTAGGAAGACTCAAGATCCATAA